The following coding sequences lie in one Lolium perenne isolate Kyuss_39 chromosome 2, Kyuss_2.0, whole genome shotgun sequence genomic window:
- the LOC127334111 gene encoding MADS-box transcription factor 15, protein MGRGKVQLKRIENKINRQVTFSKRRNGLLKKAHEISVLCDAEVAVVVFSPKGKLYEYATDSSMDKILERYERYSYAEKALISAESESEGNWCHEYRKLKAKIETIQKCHKHLMGEDLECLNLKELQQLEQQLESSLKHIRSRKSHLMMESISELQKKERSLQEENKALQKELVERQKAARQQQQEQWDRQTQTQQAQNQPQAQTSSSSSSFMMRDQQAHAQQNICYPPVTMGGEAVAAAPGQQGQLRIGGLPPWMLSHLNA, encoded by the exons ATGGGTCGCGGCAAGGTGCAGCTGAAGCGGATAGAGAACAAGATAAACCGTCAGGTGACCTTCTCCAAGCGCCGCAACGGGCTACTCAAGAAGGCGCACGAGATCTCCGTCCTCTGCGACGCcgaggtcgccgtcgtcgtcttcTCCCCGAAAGGGAAGCTCTATGAGTACGCCACTGACTCCAG CATGGACAAAATTCTTGAACGTTATGAACGCTACTCTTATGCTGAAAAGGCTTTGATTTCAGCTGAATCTGAAAGTGAG GGAAATTGGTGCCATGAATACAGGAAACTGAAGGCGAAGATTGAGACTATACAAAAATGTCACAA GCACCTCATGGGGGAGGATCTGGAGTGTCTAAACCTGAAAGAGCTCCAACAACTAGAGCAGCAGCTGGAGAGTTCATTGAAGCACATCAGATCGAGAAAG AGCCACCTTATGATGGAGTCCATTTCTGAGCTACAGAAGAAG GAGCGGTCACTCCAGGAGGAGAACAAGGCTCTACAGAAGGAA CTGGTGGAGAGGCAGAAGGCGGCCAGGCAGCAGCAGCAAGAGCAGTGGGACCGTCAGACCCAAACACAACAAGCCCAAAACCAACCTCAGGCCCAGACGAGCTCATCatcttcctccttcatgatgaggGATCAGCAGGCCCATGCTCAACAAAACATCTG TTACCCGCCGGTGACAATGGGTGGAGAGGCTGTGGCCGCGGCGCCAGGGCAGCAGGGGCAGCTTCGCATCGGAGGCCTGCCACCATGGATGCTGAGCCACCTCAACGCTTGA